Proteins found in one Aquibium microcysteis genomic segment:
- the cysG gene encoding siroheme synthase CysG, whose amino-acid sequence MTPVSRPRNDTPSRIGALSVLPVFLDLAGKRAVVAGGSAAAAWKAELLCAAGAEVEVFAAPESLGKEMAALTAREPTLTLSARVWRAGDLADAAVAIADAGSDEDATAFAMAARAAGVPCNVIDRPDHCQFQFGTIVNRSPVVVGISTSGAAPILGQAIRRRIETLLPPSLAAWAALALRLRDRVAQSWQPGPARRAFWERFVDRAFGPAPDAQAADALFSAATDGDRRGHVSFVGAGPGDGELLTLKAVRALQAADVVLFDDLVSDEVLELARREAKRILVGKRAGRPGCKQHEINDMMISLAKAGRRVVRLKSGDPMIFGRAGEEIAALEAEGIGYDVVPGVTAGLAMAARLGVSLTHRDHAQSVRFVTGHSKSGGLPRDVDWRAIADRTATTIFYMGGRTAASISATLMAHGMPADTPAVVGMDIGRTGEAIHRTDLAGLPAVAAAAGAGQAVLIGIGSVFARKSASARRGTPAGAAEAWTRLTPRAAAAAG is encoded by the coding sequence ATGACGCCCGTCTCCAGGCCGCGGAATGACACCCCCTCGCGCATCGGGGCGCTGAGCGTCCTGCCGGTCTTCCTCGACCTCGCGGGGAAGCGCGCGGTGGTGGCCGGCGGCAGTGCGGCGGCGGCCTGGAAGGCGGAGCTGCTCTGCGCGGCGGGCGCGGAGGTCGAGGTCTTCGCAGCACCGGAGAGCCTCGGCAAGGAGATGGCGGCGCTGACCGCACGCGAGCCGACGCTGACGCTTTCGGCGCGCGTCTGGCGGGCGGGCGATCTGGCCGATGCCGCCGTCGCCATCGCGGATGCGGGCTCGGACGAGGACGCCACGGCCTTCGCCATGGCGGCGCGTGCCGCGGGCGTCCCCTGCAACGTCATCGACCGGCCCGACCATTGCCAGTTCCAGTTCGGCACCATCGTCAACCGATCGCCGGTGGTGGTGGGCATCTCCACGTCCGGCGCGGCGCCGATCCTCGGCCAGGCCATCCGCCGACGCATCGAGACGCTGCTGCCGCCGTCGCTCGCCGCCTGGGCGGCGCTCGCCCTGCGCCTGCGCGACCGCGTCGCCCAGAGCTGGCAGCCGGGGCCGGCGCGGCGGGCGTTCTGGGAGCGCTTCGTCGACCGCGCCTTCGGACCTGCACCCGATGCGCAGGCCGCCGATGCGCTGTTCAGCGCTGCCACGGACGGCGACCGCCGCGGCCATGTCAGCTTCGTCGGCGCCGGTCCGGGCGACGGCGAACTGCTGACGCTGAAGGCCGTGCGCGCGCTGCAGGCCGCCGACGTCGTCCTGTTCGACGATCTCGTGTCCGACGAGGTGCTCGAGCTCGCGCGGCGCGAAGCCAAGCGCATCCTCGTGGGGAAACGGGCCGGCCGCCCGGGCTGCAAGCAGCACGAGATCAACGACATGATGATCTCGCTGGCGAAAGCCGGGCGGCGGGTGGTGCGGCTGAAATCCGGGGATCCGATGATCTTCGGCCGCGCCGGCGAGGAGATCGCGGCTCTGGAAGCGGAAGGCATCGGCTACGACGTGGTGCCGGGCGTGACCGCGGGGCTGGCGATGGCGGCGAGGCTCGGCGTCTCGCTGACGCATCGCGACCACGCGCAGTCGGTGCGCTTCGTCACCGGCCATTCGAAGTCCGGCGGGCTTCCCCGGGACGTCGACTGGCGCGCGATCGCGGACCGGACGGCGACGACGATCTTCTACATGGGCGGCCGCACGGCGGCATCGATCTCCGCAACCCTGATGGCGCACGGCATGCCGGCCGACACGCCGGCCGTCGTCGGGATGGACATCGGCCGGACCGGCGAGGCGATCCACCGGACCGACCTCGCCGGGCTGCCCGCTGTCGCCGCAGCGGCCGGCGCGGGGCAGGCCGTGCTGATCGGCATCGGGAGCGTGTTCGCCCGCAAGTCGGCCTCGGCGCGCCGGGGGACGCCGGCCGGCGCGGCGGAGGCGTGGACGCGCCTCACGCCGCGGGCCGCTGCCGCAGCGGGCTGA
- a CDS encoding nitrate reductase, producing MGDAPATGVRTACPYCGVGCGVVANVADDGAVTVRGDADHPANFGRLCSKGAALGETTGLDGRLLAPEIGGRQASWDEALDLVARRFEQTIATHGPDSVAFYVSGQLLTEDYYVANKLMKGFIGSGNIDTNSRLCMASSVAGHRRAFGEDIVPGVYADLEQAELVVLTGSNLAWCHPILHQRLLAARHTRGTRIVVVDPRRTATADDCDLHLAIDPGTDLTLFNGLLAHLERAGAVDRGFVTASTAGFAEAVVAARADAPSTAAVATACGVAEVDLRLFYDLFAATERSVTVYSQGVNQSTQGTDKVNAIVNCHLATGRIGRPGMGPLSVTGQPNAMGGREVGGLANQLAAHMGFDVPDDVDRVARFWNAPSIARRPGLKAVDLFRAVGDGRVRALWIMGTNPAVSMPDAGRVRAALRACDFVVVSDVTRTDTTRHADVLLPAAAWGEKSGMVTNSERRMSRQRSFMAPPGDARPDWRIVCDVAQRMGFGEAFGFDGPAAIFREHATLSAFENDGGRLFDIGALATMGDADYERFAPAHWPQPRRGEASQRLLGGGRFPTPDGRARFVAVRQEGLAPAVDAARPIALNTGRARDQWHTMTRTGRVPRLMANAPEPVVEMAPEDAARQGLAEGDLALVSSRHGFARARVGLSKGQKPGTAFLPMHWSGSFAAQSGAGSLSSPLTDPHSGQPGLKNVPVAIRREAVAWTGVLMTRRDLRPTGFVHWSRRPVEGGWVYELCGTETPDQGILLARSLLGAVARDQLVEYTDRRGLTYRAAMLDPVGALAEALLVAPPGQVPARDWLVSLLASRAPLRPTERMALLSGRSPVPMPAVGRIVCSCHTVGVDQIAAAVAGGCRSLEAVGDATRAGTNCGSCRSEIRTIIDDARLQAAE from the coding sequence ATGGGGGACGCGCCGGCGACCGGGGTGCGGACGGCCTGCCCCTATTGCGGCGTCGGCTGCGGCGTCGTGGCAAACGTCGCCGACGACGGCGCGGTGACCGTACGCGGCGACGCGGACCATCCGGCGAATTTCGGCCGGCTCTGCTCCAAGGGCGCGGCGCTCGGCGAGACGACGGGGCTCGACGGGCGGCTGCTCGCGCCCGAGATCGGCGGACGGCAGGCGTCGTGGGACGAGGCTCTCGACCTGGTGGCGCGCCGCTTCGAGCAGACCATCGCGACGCACGGTCCCGATTCGGTGGCCTTCTATGTGTCCGGGCAGCTGCTGACCGAGGATTACTACGTCGCCAACAAGCTGATGAAGGGCTTCATCGGCTCGGGCAACATCGACACCAATTCGCGCCTCTGCATGGCCTCGTCGGTGGCAGGGCACCGGCGCGCCTTCGGCGAGGACATCGTGCCGGGGGTGTACGCGGACCTGGAGCAGGCCGAACTCGTGGTGCTCACCGGCTCGAACCTCGCCTGGTGCCATCCGATCCTGCACCAGCGGCTGCTTGCGGCGCGCCACACGCGCGGCACGCGGATCGTGGTCGTCGACCCGCGCCGCACGGCGACGGCCGACGACTGCGACCTGCATCTGGCGATCGATCCGGGCACGGACTTGACGCTGTTCAACGGCCTGCTGGCGCATCTGGAACGCGCCGGCGCGGTAGATCGCGGCTTCGTCACAGCCTCGACGGCAGGGTTCGCCGAGGCGGTCGTGGCCGCCCGCGCGGATGCGCCATCGACGGCCGCGGTGGCGACCGCCTGCGGCGTCGCGGAAGTGGATCTGCGCCTGTTCTACGATCTCTTCGCCGCCACGGAGCGCAGCGTCACGGTCTACAGCCAGGGCGTCAACCAGTCGACGCAGGGCACCGACAAGGTCAACGCCATCGTCAACTGCCATCTGGCGACGGGTCGCATCGGCCGGCCCGGCATGGGGCCGCTCTCGGTGACCGGTCAGCCGAACGCCATGGGCGGCCGCGAGGTGGGCGGGCTCGCCAACCAGCTCGCCGCGCATATGGGCTTCGACGTCCCGGACGACGTCGACCGCGTCGCCCGGTTCTGGAATGCGCCGTCCATCGCAAGAAGGCCGGGGCTGAAGGCGGTCGACCTGTTCCGCGCCGTCGGCGACGGTCGGGTCAGGGCGCTGTGGATCATGGGCACCAATCCGGCCGTGTCGATGCCGGATGCCGGCCGGGTGCGGGCCGCGCTGCGGGCCTGCGACTTCGTCGTGGTCTCCGACGTGACCCGCACCGACACGACGCGCCATGCCGACGTGCTGCTGCCTGCCGCCGCCTGGGGCGAGAAGAGCGGCATGGTGACGAATTCCGAGCGGCGGATGTCGCGCCAGCGGTCGTTCATGGCGCCCCCGGGAGACGCGCGGCCGGACTGGCGGATCGTCTGCGACGTCGCGCAGCGGATGGGGTTCGGCGAGGCGTTCGGCTTCGACGGACCGGCGGCGATCTTCCGCGAGCATGCCACGCTCTCCGCCTTCGAGAACGACGGCGGCCGGCTGTTCGACATCGGGGCGCTCGCCACCATGGGTGATGCGGACTACGAGCGGTTCGCGCCGGCGCACTGGCCGCAGCCCCGACGGGGCGAGGCTTCGCAGCGCTTGCTCGGCGGCGGCCGGTTCCCGACGCCCGACGGGCGGGCGCGCTTCGTGGCCGTTCGCCAGGAAGGACTTGCGCCGGCCGTCGACGCGGCGCGACCGATCGCGCTCAACACCGGCCGCGCGCGCGACCAGTGGCACACGATGACGCGCACCGGCAGGGTCCCCCGGCTGATGGCGAACGCGCCCGAGCCGGTGGTCGAGATGGCACCGGAGGACGCCGCCCGGCAGGGGCTGGCCGAGGGCGACCTGGCGCTTGTCTCGAGCCGCCACGGCTTCGCGCGCGCCCGGGTCGGGCTGTCGAAGGGCCAGAAGCCGGGCACCGCCTTCCTGCCGATGCACTGGAGCGGGTCGTTCGCCGCGCAGTCCGGCGCGGGTTCGCTCTCCTCGCCGCTGACCGACCCTCATTCCGGCCAGCCGGGACTGAAGAACGTGCCGGTCGCGATCCGCCGCGAGGCGGTGGCCTGGACCGGCGTGCTGATGACCCGCCGCGACCTGCGGCCGACCGGCTTCGTCCACTGGAGCCGCAGGCCAGTCGAGGGCGGCTGGGTCTACGAGCTGTGCGGGACGGAGACGCCGGACCAGGGCATCCTCCTGGCGCGGAGCCTGCTCGGTGCGGTCGCGCGGGACCAGCTGGTGGAATATACCGACCGGCGCGGCCTGACCTACCGCGCGGCGATGCTGGATCCCGTCGGCGCGCTCGCGGAGGCGCTGCTGGTCGCGCCGCCGGGCCAGGTGCCTGCGCGCGACTGGCTGGTGTCGCTGCTCGCCTCGCGCGCACCGCTGCGACCGACCGAGCGCATGGCGCTGCTGTCGGGCCGCTCGCCGGTGCCGATGCCGGCCGTCGGCCGCATCGTCTGCTCCTGCCACACGGTCGGCGTCGACCAGATCGCCGCGGCGGTGGCGGGCGGCTGCCGCAGTCTCGAAGCGGTCGGCGACGCCACCCGCGCGGGCACCAATTGCGGCTCGTGCCGCTCCGAAATCAGGACCATCATCGATGACGCCCGTCTCCAGGCCGCGGAATGA
- the nirD gene encoding nitrite reductase small subunit NirD yields the protein MKWHDIGTIDDIPPRGARCVATPQGRIGVFRTVDDRIYAIEDHCPHRGGPLSEGIVHGTAVTCPLHNWVFSLETGLAQGADEGAVKTIPVRVIDRRIALGLDLALMAAE from the coding sequence ATGAAGTGGCACGACATCGGCACGATCGACGACATTCCGCCGCGCGGCGCGCGGTGCGTGGCGACGCCGCAGGGCAGGATCGGCGTGTTTCGCACCGTCGACGACCGGATCTATGCGATCGAGGATCATTGTCCGCATCGCGGCGGACCGCTGAGCGAAGGGATCGTGCACGGCACGGCCGTGACCTGCCCGCTGCACAACTGGGTGTTCTCGCTGGAGACCGGGCTGGCGCAGGGTGCCGACGAGGGCGCGGTGAAGACCATCCCGGTCCGGGTGATCGACCGGCGGATCGCGCTCGGCCTCGATCTCGCGCTCATGGCGGCCGAGTGA
- the nirB gene encoding nitrite reductase large subunit NirB, with protein MAERLVIVGNGMAPGRMLEHLLDAAPDRYAVTIFNAEPRVNYDRIMLSPVLSGEKSFEEIVIHGDGWYAANGITLHKGHRIVAIDRDAKTVTSDRGVTAPYDRLVVATGSVPFVIPVPGRDLTGVVSYRDLDDVDAMLAAARSGKKAVVIGGGLLGLEAAAGLKQQGMDVTVLHVMPTLMERQLDPAAGYLLQRAIEARGIKVRTKANTKRIVGESRVESVELDDGTAIPATLVVMAVGIRPNVALAREAGLTVNRGIVTDERMVTSDPDILAVGECAEVGGMVYGLVAPLYQMAKVAADTLAGTGAARFVHAETPTKLKVTGIDLYSLGDFADGDDREEIVLRDASAGVYKRLVLKGDRIVGTVLFGETADGAWFADLQRKQADIAAMRDTLIFGQAYQGGASADPLAAVAALADDAEICGCNGVCKGRIVSTITAKGLTTLDGVRAHTKASASCGTCTGLVEKLMTLTIGDSYNPAAIQPMCTCTDLGHDEVRRLIKAKSLKTIPAVMQELEWKTSCGCSKCRPALNYYLVADWPNEYADDYQSRFVNERVHANIQRDGTYSVVPRMWGGMTNAKELRAIADVVDKFAIPAVKVTGGQRIDMLGVKKEDLPAVWADLGKAGFVSGHAYAKGLRTVKTCVGTDWCRFGTQDSTGLGIRIEKFMWGSWTPAKVKMGVSGCPRNCAEATCKDVGVICVDSGYEIHFAGAAGLDIKGTEVLGLLKTEDEALEVIVALTQMYREQARYLERIYKWAKRIGVAEIRRQVLDDRDRRKAYFDRFVFSQRFAQVDPWSERVSGKDKHEFRPMAALPFRQAAE; from the coding sequence ATGGCCGAAAGACTCGTCATCGTCGGCAACGGCATGGCGCCCGGGCGGATGCTGGAGCATCTTCTGGACGCCGCGCCGGACCGCTACGCCGTCACGATCTTCAACGCCGAGCCGCGGGTCAACTACGACCGCATCATGCTGTCGCCGGTGCTGTCGGGCGAGAAGAGCTTCGAGGAGATCGTCATCCATGGCGACGGCTGGTATGCCGCCAACGGCATCACGCTGCACAAGGGCCACAGGATCGTCGCGATCGACCGCGACGCGAAGACGGTCACGTCGGACCGCGGCGTGACGGCACCCTACGACAGGCTCGTCGTCGCCACCGGCTCGGTGCCGTTCGTCATTCCGGTGCCCGGCAGGGACCTGACCGGCGTCGTGAGCTACCGCGATCTCGACGACGTCGACGCCATGCTCGCGGCGGCGCGATCGGGGAAGAAGGCGGTGGTGATCGGCGGCGGGCTGCTCGGCCTCGAAGCCGCGGCCGGGCTGAAGCAGCAGGGCATGGACGTGACGGTGCTGCACGTCATGCCGACGCTGATGGAACGCCAGCTCGATCCCGCCGCCGGCTATCTGCTGCAGCGAGCGATCGAGGCGCGCGGGATCAAGGTCCGGACGAAGGCCAACACGAAGCGGATCGTCGGCGAGAGCAGGGTCGAGAGCGTCGAGCTGGACGACGGGACCGCCATACCGGCGACGCTGGTGGTCATGGCGGTCGGGATCCGTCCCAACGTCGCGCTGGCCAGGGAGGCCGGTCTCACGGTCAATCGCGGCATCGTCACCGACGAACGCATGGTCACCTCCGATCCGGACATTCTGGCCGTCGGCGAATGCGCCGAGGTGGGCGGCATGGTCTACGGTCTCGTCGCGCCGCTCTACCAGATGGCGAAGGTCGCCGCCGACACGCTGGCCGGCACGGGCGCGGCGCGCTTCGTCCATGCCGAGACGCCGACCAAGCTGAAGGTGACCGGCATCGACCTCTATTCGCTGGGCGACTTCGCCGACGGCGACGACCGCGAGGAAATCGTGCTGCGCGACGCGTCGGCGGGCGTCTACAAGCGCCTGGTGCTGAAGGGCGACCGCATCGTCGGAACGGTGCTGTTCGGCGAGACGGCCGACGGTGCCTGGTTCGCCGACCTGCAGAGGAAGCAGGCCGACATCGCGGCCATGCGCGACACGCTGATCTTCGGCCAGGCCTATCAGGGAGGCGCCTCCGCGGACCCTCTGGCGGCCGTTGCAGCGCTGGCGGATGACGCCGAAATCTGCGGCTGCAACGGCGTCTGCAAGGGCAGGATCGTCTCGACCATCACCGCCAAGGGTCTGACGACGCTGGACGGCGTGCGCGCCCACACCAAGGCGTCGGCGTCGTGCGGCACCTGCACCGGGCTGGTGGAGAAGCTGATGACGCTGACCATCGGCGACAGCTACAATCCGGCCGCCATCCAGCCGATGTGCACCTGCACCGACCTCGGCCACGATGAGGTTCGCCGCCTGATCAAGGCGAAGTCGCTGAAGACCATTCCCGCCGTCATGCAGGAACTGGAGTGGAAGACCTCCTGCGGCTGCTCGAAGTGCCGGCCGGCGCTCAATTACTATCTCGTCGCCGACTGGCCCAACGAATATGCCGACGACTACCAGTCGCGCTTCGTCAACGAGCGCGTGCACGCCAACATCCAGCGGGACGGCACCTATTCGGTGGTGCCGCGCATGTGGGGCGGGATGACCAATGCGAAGGAGCTGCGCGCCATCGCCGACGTGGTCGACAAGTTCGCCATCCCCGCCGTGAAGGTGACGGGCGGGCAGCGCATCGACATGCTGGGCGTGAAGAAGGAGGACCTGCCGGCGGTCTGGGCCGACCTCGGCAAGGCCGGCTTCGTCTCGGGCCACGCCTATGCCAAGGGCCTGCGCACGGTGAAGACCTGCGTGGGCACCGACTGGTGCCGCTTCGGCACCCAGGATTCCACCGGCCTCGGCATCCGCATCGAGAAGTTCATGTGGGGATCCTGGACGCCTGCCAAGGTGAAGATGGGCGTCTCGGGCTGCCCGCGCAATTGTGCGGAAGCGACCTGCAAGGACGTCGGCGTGATCTGCGTGGACTCGGGCTACGAGATTCACTTCGCGGGTGCCGCCGGCCTCGACATCAAGGGCACCGAAGTGCTCGGCCTGTTGAAGACCGAGGACGAGGCGCTGGAGGTGATCGTGGCGCTGACGCAGATGTATCGCGAGCAGGCCCGATACCTCGAGCGCATCTACAAATGGGCCAAACGCATCGGCGTGGCCGAGATCAGACGGCAGGTGCTCGACGACCGCGACCGCCGGAAGGCCTATTTCGACCGCTTCGTGTTCAGCCAGAGATTCGCGCAGGTGGACCCGTGGTCGGAGCGGGTGTCGGGCAAGGACAAGCACGAGTTCCGGCCGATGGCGGCCCTTCCCTTCCGACAAGCTGCGGAGTGA
- a CDS encoding ABC transporter ATP-binding protein codes for MANHYLSIEGIGKTFTRDRATTEVLRDVTLGVEKGEYISIIGHSGCGKSTLLNIVAGLTPSTVGAVLLDGKAVDDPGPDRAVVFQNHSLLPWLTVYENVALAVDKVFGATKSAAERAEWTKYNLDLVHMGHARDKRPSEISGGMKQRVGIARALSMEPKVLLLDEPFGALDALTRAHLQDQVMQIHQALGNTVLMITHDVDEAVLLSDRIVMMTNGPAARIGEVLDVPLERPRNRIALASDRTYLRCREAVLKFLYERHRFVEAAE; via the coding sequence ATGGCCAACCACTATCTCTCCATCGAGGGCATCGGAAAGACCTTCACCCGCGACCGTGCCACCACCGAGGTGCTGCGCGACGTGACGCTCGGCGTCGAGAAGGGCGAGTACATCTCCATCATCGGCCATTCCGGCTGCGGAAAGTCGACGCTGCTCAACATCGTCGCCGGCCTGACGCCGTCGACCGTCGGCGCGGTGCTGCTCGACGGCAAGGCGGTCGACGATCCGGGGCCGGACCGGGCGGTGGTGTTCCAGAACCACTCGCTGCTGCCCTGGCTGACCGTCTACGAGAACGTCGCGCTGGCGGTCGACAAGGTGTTCGGCGCCACGAAGTCGGCCGCCGAGCGGGCCGAGTGGACGAAGTACAATCTCGACCTCGTCCACATGGGGCACGCCCGCGACAAGCGGCCCTCGGAAATCTCGGGCGGCATGAAGCAGCGCGTCGGCATCGCACGCGCGCTGTCGATGGAGCCCAAGGTGCTGCTGCTCGACGAGCCGTTCGGCGCGCTCGACGCGCTGACGCGGGCGCATCTGCAGGACCAGGTGATGCAGATCCACCAGGCGCTCGGCAATACGGTGCTGATGATCACGCACGACGTCGACGAGGCGGTGCTTCTGTCCGACCGGATCGTGATGATGACCAACGGGCCGGCGGCGCGGATCGGCGAGGTGCTCGACGTGCCGCTGGAGCGGCCGCGCAACCGGATCGCGCTGGCCTCGGACCGCACCTATCTGCGCTGCCGCGAGGCGGTGCTGAAGTTCCTCTACGAGCGGCATCGCTTCGTGGAAGCGGCGGAGTAG
- the ntrB gene encoding nitrate ABC transporter permease, which translates to MTATAAKTLQPATTPARPAATILTLPVQARPNPGRLADMARGAAATLLPPLVVLAMLVGLWEVLCSSPTSALPPPSQVVTDTWELIVSPFYDNGGNDKGMGWQLLASLQRVALGYLLAAVAGIGLGVLVGQSSLAMRGLDPIFQVLRTVPPLAWLPLSLAAFRDGEPSAIFVIFITAIWPIIINTAVGIRNIPSDYRNVARVLRLNGFEYFAKIMLPAAAPYIFTGLRIGIGLSWLAIVAAEMLIGGVGIGFFIWDAWNSSLISDIILALIYVGLVGFVLDRIVAFIGNRVTRGTAAS; encoded by the coding sequence ATGACAGCCACGGCGGCAAAGACGCTCCAGCCCGCGACGACACCGGCCCGGCCGGCCGCGACGATCCTCACGCTTCCCGTGCAGGCCAGACCGAATCCGGGGCGGCTGGCCGACATGGCGCGCGGCGCCGCTGCCACGCTGCTGCCGCCGCTGGTCGTGCTGGCGATGCTGGTCGGGCTGTGGGAGGTGCTGTGCTCCAGCCCGACCTCCGCGCTGCCGCCGCCCTCGCAGGTGGTCACCGACACCTGGGAACTCATCGTCAGCCCGTTCTACGACAATGGCGGCAACGACAAGGGCATGGGCTGGCAATTGCTGGCGAGCCTGCAGCGCGTGGCGCTCGGCTATCTGCTGGCGGCGGTGGCCGGGATCGGCCTCGGCGTGCTGGTGGGCCAGTCGAGCCTCGCCATGCGCGGCCTCGACCCGATCTTCCAGGTGCTGCGCACCGTGCCGCCGCTGGCCTGGCTGCCGCTGTCGCTGGCGGCGTTCCGCGACGGCGAGCCGTCGGCGATCTTCGTCATCTTCATCACCGCCATCTGGCCGATCATCATCAACACGGCCGTCGGCATCCGCAACATCCCGTCGGACTATCGCAACGTCGCGCGGGTGCTCCGGCTCAACGGCTTCGAATACTTCGCCAAGATCATGCTGCCGGCGGCGGCACCCTACATCTTCACGGGCCTCAGGATCGGCATCGGCCTGTCCTGGCTGGCGATCGTGGCCGCCGAGATGCTGATCGGCGGCGTCGGCATCGGCTTCTTCATCTGGGACGCGTGGAACTCGTCCCTGATCAGCGACATCATCCTGGCCCTGATCTATGTCGGCCTCGTCGGCTTCGTGCTCGACAGGATCGTGGCCTTCATCGGCAACCGCGTCACCCGCGGCACCGCGGCATCCTGA
- a CDS encoding CmpA/NrtA family ABC transporter substrate-binding protein: MSEKSDPTTLLPATRRSFIKGVAATTALLGAAKTLLPYGAHAAPAQPEVTGAKLGYIALTDAGPLFVAKEKGFFAKHGMPDVEVLKQSSWGTTRDNLVLGAAGNGIDGAHILTPMPYLISSGAMTQNNQPTPIMILARLNVAGQCISVGQEYADLKLGTDAAPFKAALAAKKASGKEVKAAMTFPGGTHDLWIRYWLAAGGIDPNSDISTIVVPPAQMVANMKVGTMDCFCVCEPWNEQLKNQQIGYTALTTGELWDKHPEKAFAMRADFVEAYPNATKALLMAVMEAQQWCEDMANKEELAQICAKRNWINAPFTDVVERMRGNFDYGNGKVVENSPFIMHYWAHHASYPFRSHDLWFLTEDIRWGYLPETTDTKALIDKVNREDLWRAAAAELGVTDIPTSTSRGPETFFDGKVFDPENPSAYLESLTIKRMA; the protein is encoded by the coding sequence ATGAGCGAAAAATCCGATCCGACCACCCTCCTCCCGGCGACGCGCCGAAGCTTCATCAAGGGCGTGGCCGCCACGACCGCCCTGCTGGGCGCGGCGAAGACCCTGCTGCCCTACGGCGCCCATGCCGCGCCGGCACAGCCGGAAGTGACCGGCGCCAAGCTCGGCTATATCGCGCTCACCGATGCCGGTCCGCTGTTCGTGGCCAAGGAGAAGGGCTTCTTCGCCAAGCACGGCATGCCGGACGTCGAGGTTCTCAAGCAGTCGTCCTGGGGTACCACGCGCGACAACCTGGTGCTCGGCGCGGCCGGCAACGGCATCGACGGCGCCCACATCCTGACGCCGATGCCCTACCTGATCTCGTCCGGCGCGATGACCCAGAACAACCAGCCGACGCCGATCATGATCCTCGCCCGGCTGAACGTGGCCGGCCAGTGCATCTCCGTCGGCCAGGAATATGCCGACCTGAAGCTCGGCACCGACGCGGCGCCGTTCAAGGCCGCGCTCGCCGCCAAGAAGGCGTCCGGCAAGGAGGTCAAGGCCGCGATGACCTTCCCGGGCGGCACGCACGACCTGTGGATCCGCTACTGGCTGGCGGCCGGCGGCATCGATCCGAACTCCGACATTTCCACCATCGTGGTGCCGCCGGCGCAGATGGTGGCCAACATGAAGGTCGGCACCATGGACTGCTTCTGCGTCTGCGAGCCGTGGAACGAGCAGCTGAAGAACCAGCAGATCGGCTACACCGCGCTCACCACCGGCGAGCTCTGGGACAAGCATCCCGAGAAGGCCTTCGCGATGCGCGCCGACTTCGTCGAGGCCTATCCCAACGCCACCAAGGCGCTGCTGATGGCGGTGATGGAAGCCCAGCAATGGTGCGAGGACATGGCCAACAAGGAGGAGCTCGCGCAGATCTGCGCCAAGCGCAACTGGATCAACGCTCCCTTCACCGACGTCGTCGAACGGATGCGCGGCAATTTCGACTACGGCAACGGCAAGGTGGTCGAGAACAGCCCGTTCATCATGCACTACTGGGCGCACCACGCCTCCTACCCGTTCCGCAGCCACGACCTGTGGTTCCTGACCGAGGACATCCGCTGGGGCTACCTGCCCGAAACCACCGACACGAAGGCGCTGATCGACAAGGTCAACCGCGAGGACCTGTGGCGCGCGGCGGCGGCCGAACTGGGCGTCACCGACATTCCGACCTCCACCTCGCGCGGCCCCGAGACCTTCTTCGACGGCAAGGTCTTCGACCCCGAAAACCCCTCCGCCTACCTCGAGAGCCTGACCATCAAGCGCATGGCGTGA